The Chrysiogenia bacterium genome has a segment encoding these proteins:
- a CDS encoding hydrogenase maturation protease, translated as MSIEAEGGAVVIAVGNEMRGDDAAGLEVAARLERTLPAGVALKRTRGDATALMELWKGRALAVVVDAVSGGGAPGEILEIDALEEGLPADLKSASTHDFGLAQALELGELMDALPGSLRVIGIVGENFEIGAPISDAVADALDDAAARVTAALSQAGG; from the coding sequence ATGTCGATCGAAGCTGAAGGGGGCGCGGTAGTGATCGCGGTGGGCAATGAGATGCGCGGCGACGATGCGGCGGGGCTCGAAGTGGCCGCGCGGCTCGAAAGGACGCTCCCCGCGGGCGTCGCGCTAAAACGAACGCGCGGCGATGCGACCGCGCTGATGGAACTCTGGAAGGGGCGCGCCCTCGCGGTGGTGGTGGACGCCGTTTCGGGCGGCGGCGCGCCCGGGGAGATTCTGGAGATCGACGCCCTCGAGGAAGGCCTGCCGGCCGATCTCAAAAGCGCGTCGACCCACGACTTCGGGCTGGCGCAGGCTTTGGAACTCGGAGAGCTCATGGACGCGCTCCCCGGATCTCTTCGGGTCATCGGCATCGTGGGCGAAAACTTCGAGATCGGCGCGCCGATTTCCGATGCCGTTGCGGATGCGCTCGACGATGCGGCCGCGCGGGTGACCGCCGCGCTTTC